The Hemiscyllium ocellatum isolate sHemOce1 chromosome 46, sHemOce1.pat.X.cur, whole genome shotgun sequence genome segment TTTTGAAACAAAAAACCGTCGAATCTGCATCCAATTGCCGTTCAGACTGTTTCAGATGCTCAGATGTTGCTGAATGAAATAATCTTCACCTTGCATTATTTGCCATTTACTTAAAAGTGGTGACCAATAATTGCGACATTTTGTCATTGTGAAAATTAAGTATCCTCGAAACATATCTGCATCTCAAGTAAATCTTAGATTCACCTTCTCAATGCGAATTAAGCTGCTACCTCTCCACAAAACAAAAACCCATcttaattttaattcaattgaCGGAATGTGGATTTTGCTgtccagaccagtatttattggctaTCTATTTATTGGTggtgaaatgccttcttcaactaATGTAGTCCATGTAGTGTTGATGCATCAATGCTGTTTGGAAGATAATCTGCAGTCTCACAAACTTCTCTTACGTGGTTTGTGGAAAGAACCTTGATCTGGATCCACTGCACACATATCTTCTCATTCGGCTTTGTTCTAATGAATTTTTTTCTTCACCTTCCTCATGGATAAGTGAAGTTGGAGCCGAGTTAGAATCTCAAACTGCAGCTTCAGAGCAGACAGGACATTCTGAGAAACATTTCATTCTACAATGAGTTGTTAtaatctggaatgcagtgcctgaagCTTTGGTGCAGTAACAGGAACTTCCGAGATAAAATTGGTGTATGAAGGAAAACACTTTCGGACTGATGTGGAAATCGCAGTGGAGTGGGCAGAGTTAGAAACACACACAAGTCACATCACTGTACATATGAAGTTGCCATGacaacactgtccaatcactcaTTGGAAATTAAGGTAAAATCTAAGGTaattggaaagtgaaggaatggaggcatgaggagaaagtgaatgtTAAGTTCTTGAATATGCTgcctgagaggatggtggaggcagattcaatcgaGATATTCAAGAGGAATTTGGCTTATTATCTGTAAAGGAAGAAGTTGGGGGAATGTCACTCAGTGAATTTCTCAGGCAGCTACCCAGtgttacagggagaagctgaggGATTAAGGCTTGGTGAAATGGTGATTCAAATATCAGCACCATTTCCCACCTCACCCACTCATTCTCTAGGCATATTGCTATCACCGTAAGGACATGGTAAAATGGAGGTTGGTGCTTGTTCAGCACTTCCCTGCAGCTGCCACTGTGCAGTTTCTGTTCTGCAGCctctgagctgaatggcctgaaatGGTGCCTGTCCTTACTTGGCCTGTTTGGGGCCACCACATTCTGGAAAGTTCCTGGATGGGGTCTGGTGAAAACCACTGCTCACCTGAATTGAGGTTTGTGTCTCTTATCTTGTTACCTGGACCAGTCGAATCCGATTGCTAGGCTTCAAGTCTGAGCCCTTCACCCGCTGCTCTCTGCTGCTACTGATCCTGTCCTCAAGCATTTTCTTGTTTCTAATCACCATTTCCCTGGTGTAGTCACCAACTGCCTCTGGGTATGAGTATCACTACCAGCTTCTGACTGCTTGGGACAGACTAGATCGGCCACAATACCATTTAAAAACTAGTACCATTGTTCACTATAAAccaaaagcatctggatggtccGATCCTGTATTGTTATGaccatttttttgtttaaatgtttatttatttattctatttTCTCCACAATAAAATAGGGCATACTTAGAAAGATGATAGAGGACATTCTTTATATGGAAATTGAGAGTGTACCTGAGATTATAAGGCTCCTGTGGACTCCtccatcagttattttaatgTAGACTTTAAACAGTTTCTTTCAAAAAAGGTCTATTTTTAGAGTTCGCACCAGCCTTAAAGTGGCGCTTACTCTGTAATGGCTCCAGTCAATTTCAAACTGAAAGTTTAAACCAATTATTTTACTTTCAGTTAGGAACAGATCACAGTTTGACACCAGTCTCTGATTTGACAGCACATTTCCAGCATTCACTGATGTTCCCCCTGACTCTGAACATAATTATAAAGGAGCTTCTGTTCAGTGTCTAGGGGTTAGAACCAttgaaaagtgcagctgggaaacATTTCTTAGCACACGTCAAGAGAAGAGAAATGAGAAGGATCAAAGTGCTATTCATTCCTTTCAGTGTGACCCTGAGGACTGTATCCAGGCTGAAGTTCTGTTCCTGCGAAAGATCCATTCCCAGATTATCCTTTTTGAGCTCCAGCGAGTGATGTTAAACATGGATGGAAAAGAAAAATGCACAACACTGTCATAGAGATCTGATacatggaagtagacccttcggtccaactcatccatgctgaccaaatatcctaaattaatctagtccaatttgccagcatttagcccatatccctctaaccgcTTCCTAAAcactcctgcatctgcagtcttcaccttcTCCTAGCTACAAATGCATGGTAACAATGGTATCACCAAATTCACCTCAACGTCCCACCTTTTTGATATTATATTCTGAATGAACAGAAATTGCCTCCATTTAACTTCTGAACATTGAGATGCCTGAAGTTAGTGTCTTTAGTCCAGCTACAAACTCCACTCTGATGCCACTGGTTTCATCTCTCTTCCTGATCATCATCTGAGGCTGAGTACTCTGCAAAATCATACAAATGTAGGGcaacgtggtggctcagtggttagcataacAGCCTCACATtgctagggacttgggttcaattccagccttgggtgactgtctgtatggagtttgcatgttctccccatgtctgctgggtttcctcccacaatccaaagatgtgcaggtcaggtggattggccatggaaaattgcacatggtgttaagtgcattagtcagagagaatgggtctgggtgggttactgtttggaaggttggtatggacttgttgggccaaatggcctgtttgggTATAATCTAATCATGTACCCatcagatgccctttaaatgttgtatttgtaccagcttccaccatttcctctgccagcttattccatactctccaagaaaaagttgccctgaggtgtctcaaatctttcccctcgatcctaaacctatgctgtcccCCTCAATCCCACTGAAATGACCTTGGCTACTcagactatccatgtccctcatgatgctataaggtcaccccttagccgccaatgctccagggaaaatagccccagcttattcagcctctccctgtagcttaaactctccaatcctggcaataccCTTgaaaatcttatctgaaccctttcaaagtttcacaacatccttcctataggggGGAAATCacaattaaattcagatttccaaaagtggcctaaccaatatcctgtcctGCTGTGACAGagcctcccaactcttatacttaatgcacaaaccaataaaggcaagcatatcaaacaccttcactatcctatctacctgtgactccaccttcaaggaactctGAAATTGTACTCCAATgtttctttgttcaggaacactcctcGGAAACTTACCAttacatgtataagtcctgctctgatttgcctttctaaaatgcagcacctcacagttatctaaattaaactccatctgccatttctcaactcattggcccatctgatgcaagtcccattgtactctgaattaaccttcttcactgtccactccacttccaaatttggtgtcatctctGTTCAGGTAAAGCGGAATTATTAACTATGTATTCAAAATATCAGCTTCCAGCCTAGACACAAGGATTGTCGACATCAATAGAAGCAAAGCATCACTATCAAAACGTCATTCAGTCTTGCAGAATCCAACCTCTGCAGTCACTGTTGAACTCACAAGTGTCTCAAACAGTGAGATGACTGAGTGACTATGGTCCAACACACGAaacaggtgaacagcttctcatCAGTGTCAATGGGTTTGTAGGACAGCAACTGcagaaaacgtgttgctggaaaagtgcagcaggtcaggcagcatccaagaagcaggagtcgacgtttcgagcatgagcccttcttcaggaatcctgaagaatccttggatgctgcctgacctgctgcgcttttccagcaacacattttcagctctgatctccagcatccgcagtcctcactttctccttggaggaTAGCAAGTCCATTTTACTTTTAAACCTATGATCACAGAATATTGAAAATTTTTCTTATCAAAATGAGCAAGTTATTGTGTAATTAGATGGATGACTGATTTGAACCTTTTGTTCTCTCCCTGGTGTTAATTTGCTGGTGGACTGTGAGTTCACATGATCCTCTAAGGccagtcccacagtgagagcaCTTGATTGGTCTCGTCAGTGTTAACATTCAGCTCCAGAACTGTCACACCACATCCTGCAATCAGACATTTAACGGCTAATCTGTCAATGAGCAAAGGTAATGTGTCCACAGATTCCTGATCAATATGTGAATCAGGGGTCCTGGGGATAAGACAGAAAGTGGTGTTAACCATTATCCAAATCAGCCACGATGTCTTTtgatggtgggctgaatggcctactcttgctcccatGCCTGATATCCTTTAGGCATCATCACAGTCCAAGCCTTGTCATGACATAGACTGCTTTCAGCAGCAATCCattttcacttcctaaaagtcTCCATGATCAGCATTTCTTTCTCCCTGTCGTACTACCAtaaaggcatagagatgtacagcatggaaataaaccctttgatccaactcatccatgccaaccaaatacctcaacccaatctagttggTATCCCaaactcggcccatatccctccaaacccttcccattcatatacattttaaatgttgcaatcatactagcctccaccacttgctctgccagttcattccatacacatgccaccctctgcatgaaaatattgcctcttagatctcttttatatctttcccctctcacctgaaacctatgccctctagttctggactcccccatcccagggaggagactttgtctgtttatcctatccatgcccttcatgattttataaacttctataaaggtcaccacctcagcctccaacgctccagggaaaacagccccagcctattcaacctctccctatagctcaaatcctctaactccagggcagtggggttggagggtgcgggtgtcccagagaacATCTGCCTcatggttgaacacttcaactccccctctcactccaaggacatgcaggtcctgtgcctcctccaccaccaaaccattaccacccaacacctgaaggaagaacacctcatattttgccttgggaccctgcaataacaggggataaatgtggatttcactagctTCCTCACTTCTCCTTGCCCCACATTATCccggtcccaagcctccaacttggtacCACCCTTTCAACCTGTTCATCACTCccctctctgacatatcaccatctccctcaccttcatccacctgatctttgaggagccctattctctccctagttacccttttgtccttaatgtatttgtaagcaccctctggattctcctcaattctttttgccaaaggtttctcatgtcctctttttgttgtcctgatttctctcttaagtacactcctactgcctttataccgtTCTAAGGAGTCACTCTATCTGTCTTGCCTATACCCGACataggcttccttctttttcttaacgaaaCACTCAatctctttagtcatccagcattccctacacctaccagcctttcctttcaccctaacaggaatatactgtctctggactcttgttatctaatttctgaaggcttccctttttccagccgtccctttacctgagaacatctgctcCAAttggcttttgaaagttcttgcctaatatgtcaaaattagccttcctccaatttagaacttcaactttaagatctggtctatcattttccatcactattttaaaactaatagaattatggttgctggcccccaaagtgctcccccactgatacttcagtcaccttctctgctttatttcccatgagtaggtcatgttttgcaccttctctagtcggtacatccacatatcaaatcaaaattttcttgtgcacacttaaattcctctccacctaaacccttaacactatggcagtcccagtctttgtttggaaagttaaaatccacttCCATAaccactattattcttacagataactgagatctccttacaaatctgtttctcaatttccctctgactattaggagatctgtaatacaatcccaataaggtgatcatacttttcttatttctcagttcaacccaaataacttccctggatatttttctgggaatatcctccctcagtacagctgtaaagctatcccttatcaaaaatgtcattccccctcctctcttgcctccctttatgTCCTTCCTGGAATATTTGTATGCTGGAACATTAAGCATCCAGTGCTGTCCATCCcggagccacgtttctgtaactgctatgatatttCAGTCTTATGTttttaaccatgccctgagttcatctgccttctctgttcagcctcttgcattgtattaaatgcagtttaatttatattAATcggtcctaccttgttctctgctttgtccctgcctgccctgactgtttgactggcttcttttctcaactgtaccagtctcagcttgattactttcctcactatctctcaccccccacaccccctcaccttaatcgtttaaatcctcctgagcagctctagcaaatctccctaccagtatgttagtccccttccaattcaggtgcaatccgtccttctggacagttcacttctaccccagaagagattccaatgatctctGTCCCTTTTTTTCCCCTTAGATTTGTTCTCGCTGCCTATCACTCACTTTTTCTCTGCTTATTGTTCGAAACATGTCCTGTAATGGTGAACTCCTCATCCCAACAAGTCCTTATTTCCCTGTTGGATTTACGAAGAACTACCTTGTGATCATAGCTCTTCATTTAAGATCTTACCCTCAAGTAGAAACATTACCTCCAGGTCTACAATGTCCTAAATGGTAAACTGGGCATAAAAATGAACCTCAAGATCCAAGCACAAGTCTCAACTTACATCAGAAATTGACTAGATGGCAGGAACCGATGACTGATGATCACTGGGTGTTTGTTTCTGTGACATAATGTGGACTCTTGTGAGGTTTCCACTGGGCTCAATCCTGGgttcttcattcctgaagtaTATCTTTGATGCAGATGAGAAGTAGTGACATAAATAAGAAATTTTCAGATGATGCAAAAGATGGGCAAGTGCTTGATATTATGAATGAAAGCTGACATCACATGACATTAACAATGGGCTAGTGAGGACATGAGAAACAgtagcaggattaggccatttggcccattgatcttgctccaccatccaataaaATTATGATTGttcctcagccttgaatattttcCATAACCCAGCCTACATGGCTGTCACCATCACACACAACCATATAGAATAAATTTCTCTTTGTGTCTATCTTAAATCAAAAACTCTACATGAAAACGGTTTTCCTGATCTAAATTTCGCAACCCCCCAACAAGAGCAAACTTCCTCTCAGCAGCTAACCTGTCAAGTCCCATCAGTATTTTATGTTTTTATGAGATCGCCACtgatctaaactccaatgaagcCACACCCAAATCTTCCCTCATGataatcctttcatcccaggccTTCTGAAGCTTCTTTGAATTGTTCCCAATGCAAGTACAGCCCTCCTTAAGGAAGAAGATTGTTGTCTGAATTGGTGGTAATCAATTTCAGAATACATTTTGGGGGATGCAAAACATAGGGGTGGGACACCAAGATGTAGGAGTTTGTAAAATTCAAACataagtggggtggggggaaaccAGTGTTAAGGGGTGTGCAAAAAGTTGATGGGGAcaagatttggagagggtgcaacgTTGTGGCACTGCAAAAATTGGTGGAGACAAAACCTGGAGGTAGGgaatgggcggggggggggggggagcagtaGAAAGACTGTATTATTTTGGAGGTGTATAACTTAGAGGGCTGCAAAACAAGATGGAGGGCATGTGGCCAAGTGGGAGAATACAAAACATGAAAAATAAAAGTGGGAAAGAATAGAGACAAGGACAGAAAAAGgtacagtcaaatacaaaaaaaagtacGAGGGGGGCAATAAGAGGCAAGAAgcacagagggggagagagagaggaggagagagacagaaagaaagacagacctgggtgggggggaggcaaGAGGGAAAAAGTCAGAAAAATGAACAGGAGTGAAGGAAAATCATGAAGACACCAAGGGGATACTCACCATTCCAGCAGTGCCCAGCTTTCTCAATGGtttctcacacaccctctctgcCATGAGGGACAGATCCTGCTCCTGGTGTTTCTTCAGCCTAAACGATtaggggagggtggaggtggttACAGGATCAAAACTGGCATTGGGATTCCAACAGTACCCACGCTCCTCCTCACACAACCAGACAGAAACCCTCTGATATTTACCTCCTGTTCTGTCCACATGGCAAAAGAAACTATGGCTGCTAGGGCCTACTTTAAATGCTTTAAAGTCTATCACTCAAAGCCCCCTTACTGCCCAAATCCCAGCTCATCCAGTCAGCTCCCTCTACCTGGAGGACACCAAGGGACATCTCAGAGATTAGAGGGGAGAGCAGGGAGCGGAGGGAAAAAGCAGCAACTCGACTGTTTCGGGacaaattactacagatgctggaaattacagcgggtcaggcagcatcatggaaagacagcaagctaacatttcgagtttaGATGGCTctgaagagtcacctagactcaaaatgttaacttgctctctccatggatgctgtctgaccaaccGTTTGTTGTTTTTTGCTCAATAGTTTAGTCCAGACCGTCTCCATCTGTGCTTTCCCTACAACCCTGCCCCTCCTGGTCCCCTCTTACTTCAAACACTCTGGCCCCAGACTTAAAATTCCACAGAGACAAAGCTGCAGTTTCAAACTAACAGCAGCCATAACAGGTTCAATTCGACAACAGGACGCAGGCTTCTGCAACCAATGAACACATTTATTCTATAAGGAACAATGATTACACAGATTTATTGCACAAATCAGAATTTACTGTACAAGTGAACTTGGGTTTACTAAACAGATTGACCCTGACAATATACTGAGGGACACTATCTCTATCTGTATGTGTTTGACtgtgcctgcctgcctgtgtgtttgtgtctttgcCTGTGTTTCCATGTATGTGTGTTTATGAATGTTTTTTTCTGTGTATCAGTATGTGGGGGCCCAGCTCTGCCTGCAATGTGACACACCTCAAATGTATAAAATAAAAATGTGACAAATCAAAGACAGTTTCTCTGTCCCTCtggtgtttaaagtgatacaatgccacccgcTGCTGGCCTGCCCATGATACATCACAACACCGCATATTTCTCTATTCCACTGCATTtttttcctggtcctcagggGATGGAGAATCCTCCATCACATCAAATCATTCCTCCCTGCAGCTGGATCAAAGTTTttaacaacagcagcaacagatgCCTGCCCTGCAGTCacttgtgaactcgctggtgtcttAGAAGGTGGGATGACTGAGTAAATgctttcccacagacagaacaggCATACAGCTTCTCACCAGTGTGTATTCGCTGGTGTTTCAGAAGGCTGTTTGAATGGACAAATCGTTTACCACATTCAGAGCAGagaaatggcctctccccagtgtgaatgcgTTGATGTGTCAGCACGTCACATCTGTGTTTAAAGCTCTTCTCACAGTGCGAACACTTGAAAGGTCTCTCATCAGTGTGAACCAATTGATGCGCTCTGAGGTTGGATAACTGAGAGAATGCCTTGCCACACTCtgagcaggggaatggcctctccccagtgtgaactcgctggtgtttcaTTAGGCAGGACGAGtcactgaatcccttcccacattcTGGGCagatgaacggcctctccccagtgtgaacttgCTGGTGTCGGAGTAGGTTGGctgattgagtgaatcccttcccacacacagagcaggggAATGGTTTTTCTCCAGCATGAACTCGTTGGTGTCTCCACAGGTTGGATGAGtcactgaatcccttcccacacttggggcaaatgaacggcctctccccagtgtgagtgCGTCGATGAGTTTCCAGCAGGGATGGGCGtttgaatcctttcccacagtccacacatttccatggtttctttGTAGTGCAGATGTCTTCACATCTCTCCATATCAGATTATCAGCTGACTCCTTGCCTATACACAGGACAGGGATACAGTTTCTCCCCAGTGAGTGGCGCAATGTTCATCAGTCTGTGTAACTGGTTCAAGACCTGTCCAGTCAGTTCACAGGAACACTTTCACTCAGGCTGTGTAACTGGCAAAAGCTCTCTCCACAGTCAGTTCACTTGTACAGTCACCTGCATGGATGTGTCTTGCTGCATTTCCACTCACACTGactctttaaatcttttcccacagACAGTAGACAAATGTTGCAAATCCAATTGTTTTCAAGTCCTGATGAATTGATTCACTCTCTAAACTGGACAGGCTTTGGAATTCTTGCTAATAAATGCACCTCTGGGATTCTCTGTAAAACAAGTTTAAGaatcaggaaaaggagagtatgAGAGATAGAATTGTTTAAGACAGTACAAGAGATTGTGAAGTGGAATTCATTGAATCTGGTAATTTGTGAAAAACACTCAAATAGTGACCATGAAAAGTTCTTGGATTGTCATAAAAATTCAAATAGTTCATCagtgcccttcagggaaggggaCCCACTGCCTGTCCTTGAGCCTCTATAGTACTCAGCCCTCAATGGGAGGAGATTCTTAAGGACACAATTTCCTCCCTCTACATCACAGGTATAACTGATTGATCATCTCTCCAAGAAGGTAAACACCAGCATATATGGTGAACTCCGCTCCCAGACACACAAC includes the following:
- the LOC132836348 gene encoding gastrula zinc finger protein XlCGF7.1-like encodes the protein MERCEDICTTKKPWKCVDCGKGFKRPSLLETHRRTHTGERPFICPKCGKGFSDSSNLWRHQRVHAGEKPFPCSVCGKGFTQSANLLRHQQVHTGERPFICPECGKGFSDSSCLMKHQRVHTGERPFPCSECGKAFSQLSNLRAHQLVHTDERPFKCSHCEKSFKHRCDVLTHQRIHTGERPFLCSECGKRFVHSNSLLKHQRIHTGEKLYACSVCGKAFTQSSHLLRHQRVHK